The Gordonibacter urolithinfaciens genome contains a region encoding:
- the proC gene encoding pyrroline-5-carboxylate reductase, with product MADQVNAPSLGFIGFGNMAQAMARGLVEAGALPGGRIYATAAHFDKLQASTAALGAHACETAQDVVQASDFVVVAVKPHLVAQVLEPVRDMLAAPGKAVISVAAGCGFELYEEVLAPGTHHLSTIPNTPIAVGAGVVACEQRHSLDDAELAAFEELFGQVALIEWVDGKLLSTASAIAGCGPAFAAMFLEALGDAGVKHGLPRAAAYRLAAQMMMGTAKLHLETGTHPGAMKDAVCSPGGTTIKGVASLEKDAFRGAVVNAIDAIEG from the coding sequence ATGGCAGACCAGGTCAACGCCCCCTCGTTGGGCTTCATCGGATTCGGGAACATGGCGCAGGCCATGGCAAGGGGGCTCGTGGAGGCGGGCGCGCTGCCGGGCGGGCGCATCTACGCGACCGCCGCGCATTTCGACAAGCTGCAGGCGAGCACGGCCGCGCTGGGCGCGCACGCCTGCGAGACGGCGCAGGACGTGGTTCAGGCGAGCGACTTCGTGGTGGTAGCCGTGAAGCCGCACCTCGTGGCGCAGGTGCTCGAGCCCGTGCGCGACATGCTGGCCGCGCCCGGCAAGGCCGTGATCTCGGTGGCCGCCGGCTGCGGCTTCGAGCTCTACGAGGAGGTCCTCGCGCCCGGCACGCACCACCTGAGCACCATCCCCAACACGCCCATCGCCGTGGGTGCGGGCGTGGTGGCCTGCGAGCAGCGCCATTCCCTCGACGATGCCGAGCTTGCGGCTTTCGAGGAGCTGTTCGGCCAGGTGGCTCTCATCGAATGGGTGGACGGCAAGCTGCTGTCCACCGCCAGCGCCATCGCCGGCTGCGGCCCCGCCTTCGCGGCCATGTTCCTGGAGGCGCTGGGCGACGCCGGCGTGAAGCACGGGCTGCCGCGCGCTGCCGCGTACCGCCTGGCCGCCCAGATGATGATGGGCACCGCGAAGCTGCATCTGGAGACGGGCACGCACCCCGGCGCCATGAAGGACGCCGTGTGCTCGCCGGGCGGCACCACCATCAAGGGCGTCGCCTCGCTCGAGAAGGACGCCTTCCGCGGCGCCGTGGTAAACGCCATCGACGCCATCGAGGGATAG
- a CDS encoding VOC family protein, with product MIDHMSVKVKDVEGAKAFYAAALEPLGYVRGIEYPGGLQLHVEGEPGDMWVAPLPEGAEPVPAHVAFLAEDAAQVRAFYEAALAAGGTDNGAPGPRDYHPGYYAAFVYDPEGNNIEAVIHDYAE from the coding sequence ATGATCGACCATATGAGCGTGAAGGTGAAGGACGTCGAGGGAGCCAAGGCCTTCTACGCGGCGGCCCTGGAGCCGCTCGGCTACGTGCGGGGCATCGAGTATCCCGGCGGTCTGCAGCTGCACGTGGAGGGCGAGCCGGGCGATATGTGGGTGGCCCCGCTGCCCGAGGGCGCCGAGCCCGTCCCCGCGCATGTCGCCTTCCTCGCAGAGGACGCCGCCCAGGTGAGGGCCTTCTACGAGGCGGCGCTCGCCGCCGGCGGCACCGACAACGGAGCCCCCGGCCCTCGCGACTACCATCCCGGCTACTACGCAGCGTTCGTCTACGACCCCGAGGGCAACAACATCGAGGCCGTGATCCATGACTACGCCGAGTAG
- a CDS encoding 6-pyruvoyl trahydropterin synthase family protein: protein MYGLKTEASFDSAHFLTDYYGKCENLHGHRWRAVVHLAVDDLQTEGTMKGMVLDFGVFKRAVRELADALDHTFLVEEGSLAPATLAALEAEGFSLFIVPFRTTAENLARYFCDCLAEQGLPVSQVEMYETPNNCVVYRPLQR, encoded by the coding sequence ATGTACGGACTGAAGACCGAGGCCAGCTTCGATTCGGCCCATTTTCTCACCGACTACTACGGCAAGTGCGAGAATCTGCACGGCCACCGTTGGCGCGCGGTGGTGCATCTGGCGGTGGACGACCTGCAAACCGAGGGCACGATGAAGGGCATGGTGCTCGACTTCGGCGTGTTCAAGCGCGCGGTGCGCGAGCTGGCCGACGCGCTGGACCACACCTTCCTCGTGGAGGAGGGCTCGCTCGCCCCGGCGACGCTGGCGGCGCTCGAGGCCGAGGGGTTCAGCCTGTTCATCGTGCCCTTCCGCACCACGGCGGAGAACCTGGCGCGCTACTTCTGCGACTGCCTGGCGGAGCAGGGGCTTCCCGTGTCCCAGGTGGAGATGTACGAGACGCCGAACAACTGCGTCGTCTACCGCCCGCTGCAGCGCTGA
- a CDS encoding M23 family metallopeptidase — protein MGKKAALFLQSAKQVGGLMAMAVRYNGKEPDKRKGASQEEYALPFEGAWTVVNGGVDKETSHSWGVLTQRYAYDFVVLDDEGRNCPPDADPADPASYYCYGLPVLAPADGVVAEVGTSCPNAQIMLDETVHFGGGDIRGNYVLIDHGNDEFSCLCHLRPGGVLVEAGRHVQRGQRVGFCGSSGCSSHPHLHFHIQKGQSFYTSPGVPVRFAGVAAAPAPNYAAADPRPVPPAAYDDFPPFLTRGLRVEPSGGE, from the coding sequence GTGGGCAAGAAAGCCGCGCTCTTTTTACAGTCGGCGAAGCAGGTCGGAGGGCTCATGGCGATGGCCGTTCGCTACAACGGCAAGGAGCCCGACAAGCGCAAGGGGGCCTCGCAGGAGGAGTACGCCCTGCCGTTCGAGGGTGCTTGGACGGTGGTCAACGGCGGCGTGGACAAGGAGACGTCGCATTCATGGGGCGTGCTCACCCAGCGCTACGCCTACGACTTCGTGGTGCTCGACGACGAGGGGCGCAACTGCCCGCCCGACGCCGATCCGGCCGATCCTGCCTCGTACTACTGCTACGGCTTGCCGGTGCTTGCGCCCGCCGACGGCGTCGTGGCGGAAGTGGGGACGTCGTGCCCGAATGCGCAGATCATGCTTGATGAGACGGTGCACTTCGGCGGCGGTGACATTCGCGGCAACTACGTTCTCATCGACCACGGGAACGACGAGTTCTCGTGCCTGTGCCATCTGAGGCCGGGCGGCGTGCTGGTGGAGGCGGGCCGGCACGTGCAACGCGGGCAGCGTGTCGGATTCTGCGGAAGCTCGGGCTGCAGCTCGCATCCGCACCTGCACTTTCATATCCAGAAGGGGCAGAGCTTCTACACTTCGCCGGGCGTGCCCGTGCGGTTCGCGGGCGTCGCGGCCGCGCCTGCGCCGAACTATGCTGCGGCCGATCCGAGGCCGGTTCCGCCGGCGGCCTACGACGACTTCCCTCCGTTCCTCACGCGCGGCCTGAGGGTGGAGCCCTCGGGAGGGGAATAG
- a CDS encoding DUF2268 domain-containing protein, with the protein MNVQPVRSDAAYRAMMAAPAGKRGDLYRYELMAPFKEKWDCYRVPLKAAEPGGYDVVMASEMLGILPPAQVDENRAEAVRLLGDDAFWDACRRSVERSLSRFSARGIELPRQDYRFTVLLANPGHPVVRASEGYCGDGGIPGSILAWLDPNESTMRRLPAALAHEANHNVRFQFVKWRDDIALGEMLVSEGLAENFAVELFGEELAGPWVTRTTPEALAQVKPLVRAGLEAQGLAELSAYLYGDETAALMGYPTRGVPYCAGYACGYHLVRRFLDETGADIAEATFLPAADILDAARGFWE; encoded by the coding sequence ATGAACGTGCAACCCGTTCGCTCCGACGCAGCCTACCGCGCCATGATGGCCGCGCCCGCCGGCAAGCGCGGCGACCTGTACCGCTACGAGCTCATGGCCCCCTTCAAGGAGAAATGGGACTGCTACCGCGTGCCGCTCAAGGCGGCGGAACCCGGCGGCTACGACGTGGTCATGGCCAGCGAGATGCTCGGCATCCTGCCGCCCGCCCAGGTGGACGAAAACCGCGCCGAAGCCGTGCGCCTCCTCGGCGACGACGCCTTCTGGGACGCGTGCCGGCGCTCCGTCGAGCGCTCGCTCTCGCGCTTCTCCGCACGCGGCATCGAGCTTCCGCGGCAGGACTACCGCTTCACCGTGCTGCTGGCGAACCCCGGCCATCCCGTCGTGCGCGCGAGCGAGGGCTACTGCGGCGACGGCGGCATCCCCGGATCCATCCTCGCCTGGCTCGACCCGAACGAGTCGACGATGCGCCGCCTGCCCGCCGCGCTCGCGCACGAGGCGAACCACAACGTGCGCTTCCAGTTCGTGAAGTGGAGAGACGACATCGCGCTCGGGGAGATGCTGGTGAGCGAGGGCCTGGCCGAGAACTTCGCCGTGGAGCTGTTCGGCGAGGAGCTGGCGGGGCCGTGGGTCACGCGCACCACGCCGGAGGCGCTCGCGCAGGTGAAGCCGCTCGTGCGCGCAGGCCTGGAAGCACAGGGCCTCGCCGAGCTGTCCGCCTACCTCTACGGCGACGAGACGGCCGCGCTCATGGGCTACCCCACGCGCGGCGTCCCCTACTGCGCCGGCTACGCCTGCGGATACCACCTGGTAAGGCGCTTCCTCGACGAGACGGGGGCCGACATCGCGGAGGCCACCTTCCTGCCCGCCGCCGACATCCTCGACGCCGCCCGCGGCTTCTGGGAGTGA
- a CDS encoding RNA polymerase sigma factor, translated as MKNRLRDGEAFDRLVEEHYDDVLAYCRRHAPSYDDAPDVAQETFLRFVRSGCSPSDGKPLAYLFTIARNLCIDAARAKRPPAAPLDVDVPDRSPDADPAAACAGSEVGALVEALDPDLREVVELRFDQGFKVGEIASVLGVSRFAVNRRLNRALAELKRGLEGREGS; from the coding sequence TTGAAGAATCGGTTGCGGGACGGCGAGGCGTTCGATCGCTTGGTCGAGGAGCACTACGACGACGTGCTGGCGTACTGCCGACGGCATGCGCCGTCCTACGACGACGCGCCGGACGTGGCGCAGGAGACATTCCTGCGCTTCGTGCGCAGCGGGTGCTCGCCGTCGGACGGCAAGCCGCTCGCGTACCTGTTCACCATCGCGCGCAACCTCTGCATCGACGCGGCGCGCGCGAAGCGGCCGCCCGCCGCCCCGCTCGACGTGGACGTGCCCGACCGCTCGCCCGACGCCGACCCGGCGGCCGCGTGCGCGGGCAGCGAGGTGGGTGCGCTGGTGGAGGCGCTCGATCCCGACCTGCGGGAGGTGGTGGAGCTGCGCTTCGACCAGGGATTCAAGGTGGGTGAGATTGCCAGCGTGCTGGGCGTGTCGCGGTTCGCGGTGAACCGCCGGCTCAACAGGGCGCTGGCCGAGCTGAAGCGGGGGCTGGAAGGAAGGGAAGGCTCATGA
- a CDS encoding ABC transporter ATP-binding protein, with protein MELTIDRLSKQFGSKIAVDRVSATLGPGVYGLLGANGAGKTTLMRMVCDVLRPTSGEIRFDGRDVRALGDGYRACLGYLPQDFGYYPDFTALDFMLYLAALKGIDRHAARRRSLELLETVGLADVARVKVRTFSGGMKQRLGIAQAVLNDPAVLVLDEPTAGLDPKERVRFRNLIASFAQDKIVVLSTHIVSDVEYVADEILVMRAGSFIMRGAPAEVVATVAGKVWECHVDVRQAEALAATSCVGNVHYAADGHAVARVVADEPPVPCARPLEPTLEDVYLHVFRDEAMEPVEPVASVSQGGRHA; from the coding sequence ATGGAACTGACGATTGACCGGCTGAGCAAGCAGTTCGGGTCGAAGATCGCCGTCGACCGCGTGTCGGCGACCCTCGGGCCCGGCGTGTACGGCCTTCTGGGCGCGAACGGCGCGGGCAAGACCACCCTCATGCGCATGGTGTGCGACGTGCTGCGACCCACGTCCGGCGAGATCCGCTTCGACGGCCGCGACGTGCGCGCGCTCGGCGACGGGTACCGTGCCTGCCTGGGCTACCTGCCGCAGGATTTCGGCTACTACCCCGATTTCACGGCGCTCGACTTCATGCTGTACCTGGCCGCGCTCAAGGGCATCGACCGCCACGCGGCGCGCCGTCGCTCGCTCGAGCTGCTGGAGACGGTGGGGCTCGCCGACGTGGCCCGCGTCAAGGTGCGCACGTTCTCCGGCGGCATGAAGCAGCGCCTCGGCATCGCGCAGGCCGTGCTGAACGACCCAGCCGTCCTCGTGCTCGACGAGCCCACGGCCGGGCTCGATCCGAAGGAGCGTGTGCGCTTCCGCAACCTCATCGCCAGCTTCGCGCAGGACAAGATCGTCGTCCTGTCCACGCACATCGTGTCGGATGTGGAGTACGTCGCCGACGAGATCCTGGTCATGCGCGCGGGCTCTTTCATCATGCGCGGCGCGCCGGCCGAGGTGGTGGCCACCGTTGCGGGGAAGGTGTGGGAGTGCCACGTTGACGTGCGGCAGGCCGAAGCGCTGGCCGCGACGAGCTGCGTGGGCAACGTCCACTACGCCGCCGACGGCCATGCGGTGGCGCGCGTCGTGGCAGACGAGCCCCCCGTGCCGTGCGCGCGCCCGCTCGAGCCGACGCTGGAGGACGTGTACCTCCATGTGTTCCGAGACGAGGCGATGGAGCCCGTCGAGCCCGTTGCATCCGTTTCCCAAGGAGGCCGACATGCTTGA
- a CDS encoding ABC transporter permease subunit produces the protein MLDLVKFEFKKLLARRTSQMVSAGIMALLCVIMALNVVQTKTSSSTGEILGGTAAIAQQKARAEAHEGVLTVERVQEEVAAYRALAFSKVDPAQVEGLSAEAAYAVMKEAYDEDEFRAIYDTYYSYLLSPWIAGSMEQYQVAAQLGDEDVAGFYGAVADSLQRALDDGMGGTWAYSDAERAYWTEKQAAVGEPLSYGYAGGWGDVLACLGFLSFAMVAVCVVLTPVFAGEYQDRTDAVLLAARYGRSKLVAAKIVASLLFATAYYALATAVIVGVALAFFGAEGGDLPVQVLALGIPYDLTTAEAAWTAIGLGYLMTLGLAALTLLLSSKLRSQLAIFAVCAALVFLPGMIPSGGSGAILHALYLFPINALNDQVLYNSLVSYPLGPLVIDLVGLLAILYAVVLAVCAPLAARAFRRHQVM, from the coding sequence ATGCTTGACCTGGTGAAGTTCGAGTTCAAGAAGCTGCTCGCGCGGCGCACGTCGCAGATGGTGAGCGCGGGCATCATGGCGCTGCTCTGCGTGATCATGGCGCTCAACGTGGTGCAGACGAAGACGTCGTCGAGCACGGGAGAGATTCTGGGCGGCACCGCCGCCATTGCCCAGCAGAAGGCGCGCGCCGAGGCGCACGAGGGCGTGCTCACCGTCGAGCGCGTGCAGGAGGAGGTGGCCGCGTATCGGGCGCTCGCGTTCTCGAAGGTCGATCCGGCCCAGGTGGAGGGCCTGAGCGCCGAGGCCGCGTACGCCGTCATGAAGGAGGCTTACGACGAGGACGAGTTCCGCGCCATCTACGACACGTACTACTCGTACCTGCTCTCGCCGTGGATCGCGGGCTCGATGGAGCAGTACCAAGTGGCGGCGCAGTTGGGCGACGAGGACGTCGCCGGCTTCTACGGGGCCGTCGCGGATTCGCTGCAGCGTGCGCTCGACGACGGCATGGGCGGCACCTGGGCGTACTCGGACGCCGAGCGCGCCTATTGGACGGAGAAGCAGGCCGCGGTGGGCGAGCCGCTCTCGTACGGCTACGCCGGCGGATGGGGCGACGTGCTGGCGTGCCTCGGCTTCCTCTCGTTCGCGATGGTGGCGGTGTGCGTGGTGCTGACGCCCGTGTTCGCCGGCGAGTACCAGGACCGCACCGACGCCGTGCTGCTGGCTGCGCGCTACGGGCGCTCCAAGCTGGTGGCGGCGAAGATCGTCGCGTCGCTTCTGTTCGCCACCGCGTACTATGCGCTGGCGACGGCCGTCATCGTGGGCGTGGCGCTCGCGTTCTTCGGCGCGGAGGGCGGCGATCTGCCCGTGCAGGTGCTGGCCCTCGGCATCCCCTACGACCTCACGACGGCCGAGGCCGCGTGGACGGCGATCGGGCTCGGCTACCTCATGACGCTCGGCCTCGCGGCCCTCACGCTGCTGCTATCGTCGAAGCTGCGCTCCCAGCTGGCCATCTTCGCCGTGTGCGCCGCGCTTGTCTTCCTTCCCGGCATGATCCCCTCGGGCGGCAGCGGCGCGATCCTGCACGCGCTCTACCTGTTCCCGATCAACGCGTTGAACGACCAGGTGCTCTACAACTCGCTCGTGTCGTATCCCCTAGGGCCGCTTGTGATCGACCTGGTGGGACTGCTCGCGATCCTGTACGCGGTCGTGCTGGCCGTTTGCGCGCCCCTCGCCGCCCGCGCCTTCCGGCGACACCAGGTGATGTAG
- a CDS encoding VanZ family protein, with amino-acid sequence MLERGFVVVPTGVALVAVLVVCFVRRTGARRTCLYLALTAYVGAVAAVTLFPLPVEGGMGYAPTWGISYNLVPFAGIARTVADAAQTGWWWSIATIIVGGNVLMFVPLGLMLPLLSDRLRRLPAAALVLAACSVAIELAQLVVGLAVAGYLYRVVDVDDVILNVAGGLIGFGLWKAWERLAARKRDELV; translated from the coding sequence ATGCTGGAGCGGGGATTCGTGGTCGTGCCGACAGGCGTTGCGCTCGTGGCGGTTCTGGTCGTGTGTTTTGTGCGCCGAACAGGGGCGAGACGGACGTGCCTTTACCTGGCGCTTACCGCCTATGTGGGCGCGGTGGCGGCGGTGACGCTGTTCCCGCTGCCGGTTGAGGGCGGGATGGGCTATGCGCCTACTTGGGGGATCTCGTACAATCTCGTGCCTTTCGCCGGCATCGCGCGCACGGTGGCTGATGCGGCGCAAACCGGCTGGTGGTGGTCGATCGCGACCATCATCGTGGGCGGCAACGTGCTCATGTTCGTGCCGCTGGGACTCATGCTTCCGCTGCTGTCCGACCGCCTGCGCCGGCTGCCTGCGGCGGCGCTCGTCCTCGCAGCCTGCTCGGTTGCCATCGAGCTCGCGCAGTTGGTCGTGGGGCTCGCCGTGGCAGGTTACCTGTACCGCGTCGTGGACGTGGACGACGTCATCCTCAACGTCGCCGGCGGCCTGATCGGCTTCGGCCTGTGGAAGGCGTGGGAGCGCCTTGCCGCACGTAAGCGGGACGAACTCGTTTAA
- the sufU gene encoding Fe-S cluster assembly sulfur transfer protein SufU, with product MASIYTAALMEHNAHPDYKYEMDEPTCTHDGVNPSCGDELTLALRLNGDVIEEAAFTGHGCAVSQAAADMMADLVTGETVDEARRLSGLYLDMIKGRPLTDEEREDLDEAAELATISRMPARVKCAELAWRTLEKLLEKETAAGREAR from the coding sequence ATGGCTAGCATCTACACCGCGGCGCTCATGGAGCACAACGCGCATCCCGACTACAAGTACGAGATGGACGAGCCCACGTGCACGCACGACGGCGTGAACCCCAGCTGCGGCGACGAGCTGACGCTGGCGCTGCGCCTCAACGGCGACGTGATCGAGGAAGCCGCTTTCACCGGCCACGGCTGCGCCGTGAGCCAGGCGGCCGCCGACATGATGGCCGACCTCGTCACCGGCGAGACGGTCGACGAAGCGCGCCGCCTGAGCGGCCTCTACCTCGACATGATCAAGGGCCGCCCGCTCACCGACGAGGAACGCGAAGACCTCGACGAGGCCGCCGAGCTGGCGACCATCTCCCGCATGCCCGCCCGCGTCAAGTGCGCCGAGCTGGCCTGGAGGACGCTGGAGAAGCTGTTGGAGAAGGAAACGGCAGCAGGACGCGAGGCGCGGTGA